From the genome of Miscanthus floridulus cultivar M001 chromosome 10, ASM1932011v1, whole genome shotgun sequence, one region includes:
- the LOC136486639 gene encoding disease resistance protein Pik-2-like, with protein sequence MADLVLGVAKSLVEGTLTKAQSAIDEESKLRQSTQRDLVFIAGEFQMMQSFLRITTKEQVRNNVVSTWVTQVRDLAYDVEDCIEFVIHMDTKSDWWHRLIPPFMRRPLPLDVAVSIIEQLKARVHDVSQRNERYKLNSDPGAKPVLETRQLTIAGASDVLDTARSTAWRQQELETFIKLITKEDSKLQVISVCVSAGDLGNASIIRNAYDHPEICRNFKCRAWVKLLHPFQPSQFIRSLLDQRYLIVLEDMPTKEEWDTIKKYLPDSNMGSRIIVSTQYFAVARFCTGIPCFQWFSADRSFWVFFQEDTPVGRMSEIKQLLEYLAKARVNALQVMSVWGIAGVGKSALVRNLYYNKQNHKEEVSNNAYKKCIWVDIHHPFNLADFCNSLLTQFHSRSPEPNEDPVRECHGLLKDNWCLLVIDNLQSTEEWDLIQDALAFRTSGSAIIVITNEERIALHCADREDLVFNIKGLEIRAAVDLFKKEVAGSPYSLSDGIENDLVLQELISKCGGLPKIIVSIADYLVPIFNWIERAKILNGQFINNMETRHEFACLQDMFRWIHSYFRSCPDFLKPCIFYLSIFPKSEIIRRRRLVMRWVAEGYSKDKDSDSADENGEELFAKITELSMIQPPERAIVTNLRLVWCQVSAFFHEYIISRPKEENVTFALEVFALKGCCRQTTGRTGRHLVIEKSWERDRIVFESIDLSRLRSLTVFGDWSPFFISESMKVLRVLDLENASGVTDKDLHNMLKLLRRLKFLSLRGCSMIRNLPGSVSKLRQLQILDVRYTSIVALPASITKLKKLQYIRAGTTTPLENHKFFQLVGVQMASGVGKLTLLHTLGVVNISAAKGKVILEELKNLTQLRKLGVAGVNKNNSKALCSTVSDHSHLQSLSVWLDKGDQGCMDCMPTDITGETSRPPKKLQSLKLYGPLAKLPMWIRDLCNLRKLNLEVDVLSEDDIGVLGNLQELCILRLRVSTPQDAPAVESPASEPQAERAVTQLQGTNYRGDSSPQEEAVPLGMLNFCVMTDGVEDRCYKKIQVLEIASRSMLHLSIGKEAMENLEVLKAGCCSTGSLLQFGSLNHLKKLKEVQVFGSLNDEQKRDLKNHFEGHPSKPALTTREVNPSAQASIAGNDETCSFPFTPTSPSRLAI encoded by the exons ATGGCAGACCTAGTGCTTGGGGTAGCCAAGTCACTGGTGGAGGGGACCCTGACCAAGGCCCAGTCGGCCATTGATGAGGAGTCTAAGCTGCGGCAGAGCACGCAGCGTGACCTGGTATTCATTGCTGGAGAGTTCCAGATGATGCAGTCCTTTCTCAGGATCACCACCAAAGAGCAAGTCAGGAACAATGTTGTGAGCACATGGGTGACTCAGGTCCGTGACCTTGCCTATGATGTAGAAGACTGCATCGAGTTTGTCATTCACATGGACACAAAGTCAGACTGGTGGCACCGCTTGATCCCGCCATTCATGCGGCGGCCGCTGCCCCTGGATGTGGCGGTCAGCATCATAGAGCAGTTGAAGGCGAGAGTCCATGATGTGAGCCAGAGAAATGAGCGCTACAAACTTAATAGTGACCCTGGTGCCAAGCCTGTCTTGGAGACAAGACAGTTGACCATTGCTGGTGCATCTGACGTGCTCGACACAGCAAGGTCCACTGCCTGGAGGCAACAAGAATTGGAAACATTCATCAAGCTGATCACCAAGGAGGACAGCAAGCTTCAGGTGATCTCCGTATGTGTGTCAGCAGGTGATCTTGGGAATGCATCCATCATCAGGAATGCCTACGACCACCCAGAAATCTGCAGAAATTTCAAATGCCGTGCTTGGGTAAAGTTATTGCATCCTTTCCAACCAAGTCAGTTCATCAGGAGCTTACTGGATCAAAGATACCTCATTGTCTTGGAAGACATGCCCACCAAGGAAGAGTGGGACACCATCAAAAAGTACCTTCCAGACAGTAACATGGGGAGTCGCATTATTGTGTCAACACAGTATTTTGCGGTCGCCCGCTTCTGCACAGGAATTCCATGCTTCCAGTGGTTCTCAGCCGATCGGTCATTTTGGGTTTTTTTCCAGGAG GATACTCCTGTTGGACGTATGTCAGAAATCAAACAACTTCTTGAGTATCTAGCTAAAGCACGTGTGAATGCTTTGCAAGTGATGTCGGTGTGGGGGATAGCTGGTGTTGGGAAATCTGCTCTTGTGAGAAATTTGTACTACAACAAGCAAAATCATAAAGAAGAGGTCTCTAATAATGCATATAAAAAGTGTATCTGGGTAGATATACACCATCCATTCAATTTAGCGGACTTTTGTAATAGCTTACTTACACAATTCCATTCGCGTTCTCCCGAACCAAATGAAGACCCTGTCAGAGAGTGTCATGGCCTTCTAAAAGATAACTGGTGCCTTCTCGTTATTGATAATCTACAGTCCACAGAAGAATGGGACTTGATACAAGATGCTTTGGCATTTAGAACTTCTGGAAGTGCCATTATTGTTATTACAAACGAAGAAAGAATTGCGTTACACTGTGCAGACAGAGAAGATCTTGTGTTTAATATCAAAGGTCTAGAAATTAGGGCAGCTGTTGATCTCTTCAAAAAGGAG GTAGCAGGGAGTCCATATTCGCTTTCAGATGGTATTGAAAATGACTTGGTGCTCCAGGAACTTATTTCAAAGTGTGGTGGACTTCCAAAAATAATAGTTTCTATCGCTGACTATTTGGTCCCTATATTCAACTGGATAGAAAGAGCCAAAATTTTGAATGGCCAATTTATAAATAACATGGAGACAAGGCATGAGTTTGCTTGTTTACAGGATATGTTTCGCTGGATACATTCATACTTTCGTTCTTGCCCAGATTTCTTGAAGCCTTGTATCTTTTATCTGTCGATCTTCCCCAAGTCAGAGATCATTCGGCGGCGACGTTTGGTGATGAGGTGGGTTGCAGAGGGTTACTCGAAGGACAAGGACAGTGATAGCGCAGATGAGAATGGAGAGGAGCTCTTCGCAAAGATCACTGAGCTGAGCATGATCCAACCACCAGAGCGGGCAATTGTCACAAACTTGAGACTAGTTTGGTGCCAAGTCAGTGCTTTTTTCCATGAGTATATCATCTCAAGACCAAAAGAAGAGAATGTTACCTTTGCACTTGAGGTCTTTGCACTGAAGGGATGTTGCCGCCAGACCACTGGGCGTACAGGACGGCACCTTGTCATAGAGAAAAGCTGGGAGCGAGACAGGATTGTGTTTGAGAGCATCGACTTGTCTCGTCTACGTTCCCTCACAGTGTTTGGTGATTGGTCACCATTCTTCATTTCTGAAAGTATGAAAGTGCTTCGGGTGCTTGATCTGGAGAATGCATCAGGTGTCACCGATAAAGACCTACATAATATGCTTAAGCTTCTGCGTCGCCTCAAGTTCCTTTCACTCAGAGGATGCAGTATGATCAGGAATCTGCCAGGTTCAGTGAGTAAGCTAAGGCAGCTCCAAATACTTGATGTCAGATACACCTCTATAGTCGCATTGCCAGCATCCATCACCAAGCTAAAGAAGCTTCAATATATCCGTGCAGGCACTACCACCCCACTAGAGAATCACAAATTTTTTCAACTGGTTGGTGTTCAGATGGCATCAGGGGTGGGAAAACTGACTCTGTTGCACACACTTGGAGTTGTCAATATCAGTGCTGCCAAAGGGAAAGTCATTCTAGAAGAGCTCAAGAATCTTACTCAATTACGCAAGCTTGGAGTGGCTGGAGTGAACAAGAATAACAGTAAGGCGTTATGTTCTACAGTCTCAGACCACTCTCATTTACAATCCTTGTCTGTGTGGCTTGACAAGGGTGATCAAGGTTGTATGGATTGCATGCCCACTGATATCACTGGAGAAACTTCAAGGCCACCAAAGAAACTTCAGAGCCTTAAGCTGTATGGGCCTTTAGCAAAATTGCCTATGTGGATCAGAGACCTTTGTAATCTCAGAAAGTTAAATTTAGAGGTGGATGTATTATCGGAAGATGACATAGGAGTCCTTGGGAATCTACAGGAACTATGTATTCTACGCCTTCGTGTGAGCACACCTCAAGATGCACCTGCAGTTGAGTCACCAGCCAGTGAGCCTCAAGCTGAAAGGGCAGTGACCCAACTGCAGGGAACAAACTACAGAGGAGACTCGTCCCCTCAAGAGGAAGCAGTTCCTCTAGGTATGCTCAACTTCTGTGTCATGACCGATGGGGTGGAGGACCGCTGTTACAAAAAGATACAGGTCCTGGAGATTGCTAGCAGATCCATGTTACATTTAAGCATTGGAAAAGAAGCCATGGAAAATCTTGAGGTACTGAAGGCTGGCTGCTGTAGTACTGGATCGCTGCTGCAGTTTGGATCGCTAAATCATCTTAAAAAACTGAAGGAAGTTCAGGTTTTTGGCTCCCTTAATGATGAACAGAAGAGGGATTTGAAGAACCACTTTGAAGGGCATCCAAGCAAACCTGCTTTGACGACGAGGGAAGTCAATCCATCGGCCCAGGCATCAATTGCAGGAAACGACGAGACATGTTCATTTCCCTTCACCCCTACATCTCCTTCCCGTCTGGCAATATAA